TCCCTGTAAGCGACCTCTTCGACAGGCTGGCGACGGGTCGGACCGTAGCGGTTGTTGTCAGCGGGGAACCCGATTGGCAGCAGCGCAGCCGTCTCTACGTTCTCAGGTATTCCGAGGAGTTCCTTGATCTCATCTTCATACCGTTTGTGAAGACTGGTCAGGCAGCTGCCGAGTCCGAGCCCACGCGCTGTCAGCAGGATGTTCTGCACGGAAGGAAAGATCGAACCTCCCCGACCCATCGTCGATGGACCTCCGTCGTGCTCGATGCACGCCATCAGGAGGACCGGGGCCTGGCCTATCGTCCTTGCCAGGTGGTCTGCCGACCTTCGAACGTGAGACTGGATGTCCGGCGGATTCGGGTTGGCGGAGCCATATGCGTGCTCCCAGCCCTGCTCGTAGTATTCGCCGATCTTCTTCTTAGTCTCAGCATCTGTGATAACCAGGAACTTCCAGCCCTGCCTGTTGCCGCCGCTGGGAGCCTTCGTACCCGCCTCGATCAGCTTGTGGATAAGCTCGTCCGGAACCGGGTCGGACTTGAAGTAGCGTATCGCGCGTTGTGAGTAGATGGCCTCGAACAGGCCGATGTCTTCTGCCATGGATGTCTCCTTGTGTTGCCTGGGCGGTCTCTCCCGCCCTTTATGCCACTAGTTGTATCGAACATGCGGTACCCTTGCCAACCTGTTTCGATGGTACAGGGTCATTCAGACCTGCTGGTGCGACTGAATTACCTGTCTGCTATCATGTGCCCGCAATTTGCCACGATGTGAACAGGGAGGCCTAGCTTTGAAAGTCGGATCAAGATTGGATGGAAGGACACCACAGCAGATTGCGGCGTCGGCTCGTCGTGCGGAAAGGCTGGGCTTTGATGCCTACTCCTCCTCGGAGACAAACCATAACCCGTTTCTTCCGCTGTCCATAGCCGCGGAACACACGGAACGCATCAACCTGCGCACTTCCATAGCACTGGCTTTTGCAAGAAGTCCCATGGATGTCGCTTACATCGGCTGGGACCTCCAGGCAATGTCCAACGGCAGGTTCACACTAGGTCTGGGCAGCCAGGTCCGCGGACACATCGTCCGACGCTTCGGCATGAACTGGTCCGCACCGGCTCCCAGGATGAGGGAGTACATTCAGGCGCTTCGACATATCTGGAATGCCTGGCAGACACAGGAGCCGGTCAAGTTCCACGGCGATCACTTCGACTTCAACCTCATGCCCCCGTTCTTCAATCCTGGTCCCATCGAAAAGCCGGACGTGAAGGTGTTTGTGTCCGCGGTGAATCCATACATGCTCCGTGTGGCAGGGGAGGTCTGCGACGGGGTGCTGCTCCACGGTTTCTGCACTCCCAAGTACACCCGAGAGGTGATCATTCCAAACCTGGAAATCGGCGCCAAAAGAGCGGGCAGATCCCTGGACGATTTCGAGATCAACGCCGGCGGGTTCATCATTACCGGAGCCACGGAAGAAGAAGTGGAGTCCAAGAAGGCTGGAGTGAAAGGGCAGATTTCATTCTACGCTTCGACCAGGAGCTATGAGTCGGTTATGAGCACGCACGGCTGGGAAGACACCGCCGCGAGACTGTACCGGATGTCCGTCGACAACAAGTGGGGAGAGATGCCCAACCAGGTTACTGACGACATGCTCGAGACCTTCGCTGTGATCGGCACCCACGATGAGATCGTGGACAAGCTCAAGGAGGCCCATGGCGACTACGCCACGTCTATCAGCTTCGACATCCCGACACCCACGGGCGAGGACGAAGAGATGATGGCAGGTATGGTTGCCGAGCTGCAGTCGGAGTAAAGCTCAGGGGCCTTACGGTCCGGTGATTCACAGATCCTGGTTCATCCGGAGGAAGAGTTGAACATAAAGAGCATCCGAGCATTCCCTGTAAACCTGAGGCCGCCGATTGTGACTGAGCCGCGAGTGCCAGCCATACCTGGCGCAGGACACTTCACTAGCCCCATGGCCCGGTACGAGGGCGAATTCCCCGATAGAGGCTGGAGCTCTGACTGGGGCCGCGTCGCATGTGTGGTGACTGCCGACGACGGCACATGGGGTCTTGGCATTACTACGAATAGCGGCCCCGTCGTCTCCATCATCAACGACCACTTCTCGCCGCTGCTCGAAGGCCAGAACGCGATGTCGATCGAAAAGCACTGGGACCTGATGCGGCGAGCGTCGTCTCCATACGGCACGCACGGCCTGACCAGCTACGCGATCAGTGCGGTCGACAACGCCCTCTGGGACCTAAAAGGCAAACTGCTAGGCCTGCCGGTGTATGAGTTGCTCGGCGGCCCGGTCAAGGACCGCATCTTCTGCTACGCCTCTAACACGATGCTGACTTACGGCACTGAGAATTACATTGACTGGTTCCTGGAACTGGGCTTCAAGGCCGTTAAGTTGTTCGTCCGTCACGGCCCTGAGCACGACCTCGAAGGCCTGCGTAAGAACGAGGAACTCGTCGCACGCACCCGCGAGCAGGTTGGGCCCGACGTAGAGATCGCGGTCGACTCATGGATGTCCCTGAACACCGAGTACATAGTCCGGCTGGTAGAGGCGCTCAAGCCATACAGGATTAAGTGGCTCGAAGACTATCTTCTTCCGGAAGACCTCGACAGCTACATGAAAGTCCGTCAGCGCGTTCCGGGACAGACGCTCGCTACCGGCGAACACTGGTACACGATCCACCCATTCGCGTTGGCTGCCGGACAGGGACTCGTGGACATACTCCAGCCCGACATTGCGTGGGTAGGTGGAATGACCGCCAGCATACGGATATGCCACATCGCCGAAGCACACGGCGTTACCGTTATCGGACACGGCGGGATGAACTACCCGTACGGCCAGCACCTTGCATACGCGATGCCTGTAATCCCGTGGGGAGAGAGGTCCGAGGGTGTTGCCCCTCCAGGTGTGCCACTGGAGGAGATGGTCCTGCTGCCGGGCACGCCTGCTATCAAGGACGGCTACGTTAAGCCCAGCGATGCTCCCGGCTTCGGCTTTGAGTTCGACCTCGACTGGCTGGAGGAACGCACCGCCTGATAGTCAGACGATTACCCCCTGCTTTCGCAGTTCATCAACGTCTTCAGGTGAGCAGCCTAGTACTGTCGTTAAGACCTCATCTGTGTGCTCGGAGTATCGAGGCGCCTTCGTTACGGCGTTTTCCTCATCTGAGAGTTTGACTGGTATGCCGACCATCTTGTAGTCGCCCCGTACCGGATCGTCTACATTGACGATCATCTCCCTCGCGATAAGGTGCTCGTTTTCGAGTACCTCAGCCGCTCCGATCGTCGCTCCCGCGAGCACACCAGACTCCGCCAGAATCTTCATGGCTTCCCACTTGGTGTGTTTCGACGTCCACTCGGTGATCACGCGTTCCGCTTCATCGCTGTTCTTCACACGCTCTTCTTCGTCGTCGAAACGGGGATCGCCTATGAGGTCAGACCTGTCCATCGCCGCCAGCATCAGGTCCCAGCCGTCACCACGAGGATGGATCATCACATAGTCGTTTGGACCGCCCGGTTCGCACGGGAACACCATGGGGAGGCCACGTGTCCCACTGTGACCCTGTCGGGTGTGGTCGATGCCGTGCCCAAGTGTCCTTGTGAGAAACATCCGCATCAGGTTCACCACAGAGTCCTGCATCGACACTTCGACCATCTGCCCCACACCTGTGCGATCTCGCTTGTGGAGCGCGGCAAGTATGCCGATGGCAGCGTGAAGCCCGCTTCCCGAGTCTCCGACTCCGGGCGTGATCATCACTGGTGGTCTGTCTTCGTATCCGGTGGTCGCCATCGCTCCGCCAACGGCCTGCGCGACGAACTCGTAACCCTTGTAGTCCGCATATGGCCCGTAGGTGCCAAAGCCCTTGATGGTCGCGTAGATCAGTCTCGGATTCAGACAGTGCAGCACGTCCCATCCCAGGCCCAGCCTGTCCAGCATCCCCGGCGAGAAGTTCTCGACCAGCACATCGGCCCACTGCGCCAGCCGGATGAACAGCTCCTTGCCCCTTTCCGTCTTGAGGTCGAGAGTCACCGCCCTCTTGTTGTTGTTGAAAATCAGGAAGTAGACGCTGTCTGAGTCTTCGCGGTGTGCGAGATCAGTGCGTGTGCTGTCTCCGCCCCTGGTATCTTCGACCTTTATGACGTCCGCGCCCAGGAATCCCAGCATCTGGGCACATGACGGTCCGGCCTGAACGTGAGTGAGGTCCAGTACCTTGATGTTGGATAGCGCCTGGTCCATCCGATTTCCCCCTAGTGTATTTTGTGCCTGCTGTCCGGAAACCCTATTTCGGAGTTGTCTCCTGGGCAACGATCCTGGCTATGTCCGACACGGCTTCGTCGAGCCTGCCGTCATGGTTCACTACCCTGTGGTCGAACCAGTCAGCTGCCTTCATTTCCTCGCGCGCCGTCTCCAACTTGATCCTTAGCGCCTCGCCTTGCTCTGTGCCGCGATCCGTAAGTCGCCTGTCCAGCGACTCCATGCTTGGCGGCTCGAGAAATATCAGCACCGCGTCAGAGTACAGCCTCTTGACCGTTGCTGCGCCCTGGACGTCCACTTTCAGAAGCACATTGCGACCAGCCTCAAGGGCATCAGTCACCTGCGACTTTGGGACCCCATACAGGTTGCCGTACACTTCAGCCCACTCCAGCAGGCCGTCTTCATCTATCATGCGCTGAAATTCACCGCGTGCCATGAAGAGGTAGTCGACGTCGTCGCGCTCGCCCGGTCTCTTTGGACGGGTAGTCGCCGTAGTCGTAAAGTAGAAATCCTCGCGCTGCTGCTTCATAACAGAGAGCAGGGCGTCCTTCCCGACCCCTGAGGGCCCGGACAGGACAAACAGGCGGCCGTCAGATTTGCTGTCCACGGACCGGTTGGTCAACCGTACGTCAGGACCTCAGGCCTTCCAGTGTCTCCCAGAAAGATGGGTAGGAGACATCCGCGGCCTCTGAATCACCAATGTGAGTCTCACCGCCGGCAACGAGTCCTGCTACCGCCATGGACATGGCTATTCGATGGTCTCCGTGGCTGACGACTTCCGCGCCTGTGAGCTTAGAGCCACCCTCGATGATCATGCCGTCGTCGATCTCTCGTATCGAGGCTCCAAGGGCGTGTAGACCCTCGGCGGTCGCCGAGATCCGATCCGATTCCTTGACCCTTAGTTCCGCGGCGTCCCTTATGACAGTTTGGCCCGAGGCCTGCGAGGCAGCCATTGCCAGCACCGGAAGCTCATCGACTACGCGCGGGATGATATCTCCACCAATTTCGATGCCCTTCAGGTCGCTTGATTCGACGACAAGGTCTGCAGCCGGCTCATTGCCGTCCTCGCGAACATTCTCCATCCGAATGTTCGCGCCCATCTCGGCCAGGACATCGAGCACGCCGGTGCGGGACGGGTTGACCCCGACCCCTTTGACGGTAATCCGGGCGTTAGGGTGTGCTGCTCCAGCGACAAGCCAGAAGGCGGCCCCGCTGATGTCAGAGGGCACCTGGATGTTGATCGACTTCAGTTCAGACGGTCTTACGGTCACCCTGAGTCCGTCCTTTTCGATGTCGGCCCCCATGGCGGCCATCATCCTCTCGGTATGGTCACGGGATTCGGCGGGCTGGATCACAGTGGTCTCGCCCTCTGCGTACAGACCCGCAATCAGAATGCACGACTTGAGCTGAGCGCTCGCGACGGGCATATCGTATTCGATTCCTTGAATTTCACCACCGCTGAAGGCTAGGGGCGCAAGCGAGCCGCCATTTCGGCCCATCACTTCGGCTCCCATCATCGAAAGTGGTGTCAGGATTCTCTTCATGGGTCGACGTCTCAGGGACGAGTCTCCAGTGATGACGCTGAAGAACGATTGTGCCGCGAGCAGACCAGAGACCAGTCGCATCGTAGTGCCGCTGTTCCCGGAAAAGAGGACATCGTTCGGCTCGACCAGGCCGGACTTGCCCCTGCCCGAGATGTTGAAGTACTCCCTGTCGGCAGTAGCTCCATCCTCTGCCGCGCGTTCGATCTCCACGCCCAGGCCCCTCAGGCAGCCAAGCATCGAGGTCCGGTCGTCGCCAACGCAGAAGTTGGAGACCACAGCGTCGCCGTCAGAAATGGCATTCAACAGCGCCGCCCGGTGCGAGATGGACTTATCGCCGGGAGGAACGACCGTTCCTTCGAGGCGGGGACTGTGCTCGACTGTTCGGTTCACTGACCCTATCTCCTGGATCTGTACGTGGTGTTTTGCTCTTCTTCCTTCTGTCGAAGCGCGCCAAGCCTTTGGGCGAGTTTCTCACCCAGCATCGCGCTCGCTATGGATTCACCTGCGCTGGGTATCCGTACGCCTTCCTGTGGGACGACAGCGTCCGCCTCCCACCTCGCCCTGTGTTCCCAGGCGCTTACAAACCGCTCGATTAGCTCTTCGCTCCCGTCCTTGATCTCGTTTCTGAACTCGTACAACTCGAGGATTAACTGGTCTATCCAGTGTGCCAGCGCCTCCGGATCTGCCAGGGACATAGCCTCATTGTCCAGTGGATCGTTGGAGGCATGCCTCCCAAACACCTCGAACTGAGACTCCGCAAGCATGTGCATCTCACGCCAACCGTCACTACCCGCGGTCGAGTTGACGAACGCTGACGACATAATGACCGGAAGGTGGTGCATTGCCGCGGCATATGAATCATGCTCTGCGGGATCGAGGAACACCGGCTTGGCGCCGAGTGCCTCGATCAGTCCCACGACGGTCCTGATCGACTGCTCGTCCGAAGTCTCTGAGGGAGTGACAGTGTACCTTGCGCCGTTGAAGATCGACGGATCGGCCTCTTCGAGAGAATATGGAGTCGCCTTCAACAGTGGATGACCACCAACGAAGCTAGCGTCTGATGGCAGGTACTCGCTGGCCCACTTAATCACAGGGCCCTTGACGCTGACCGTATCGGTCACGACCGCACCAGGCTCAATTGATGGTCCGACCGCTTCCATCAGCTCATGTAGCTCGCCGAGCGGTGCGTCGAGTATCACGAGTTGGGCGGTCTCCACCGCTTGCCGAAGGCCGCCAATAGTCTTGTGAGCTGCATCCATCTTTGATACAGCAGACATGACAGCGCGGTCTCCTGACGTAATCACGACCTCGGTGTTGCTGAGTTTGCGCTTCATAAGGGACTGCCCGATTGAAACTCCAATCGGTCCGACTCCCACAATTGTTATTCGTTCCAAGATGACACCTCAACGTTCCGGTGTTAGCGTCCATCGTCGCTGATAGACTATCACAGAAGGCTCGAACCTAGGATTATGTCTCCGAAGAGGTTTACTACTGGCCATATCACTGTTGAGAAGACGGGAATGCCGAAAACGATCCCGGCCAGAATCAGGATCAACAGAATTCCCGGACCGTACCTTTCGGTCTTGGCGTAGGCACTAGCCGCATCCTTCGGTAGCACCCCCAGCGCCACCTTGAATCCATCTAGCGGAGCGATGGGGAGCAGGTTGAATACGGCGAGTACCAGGTTCCATCTCACTAGAGATACGAGGGCGAACTCAATCAGGGCTCTGCCTTCGAACCTGCCGACAGTAAACTCCGGACCTGCCAGCCCCGCAACGTCAGCCCTAACTGCGATACCGAACACGGCGGCAGCTATGATGTTCGATAGCGGCCCGGCCAGTGATACCATCGCCAGCCCAATTCGCTGCCCGATTCGCAGGAAGGTCGGACTGACCGGCACGGGCTTGCCCCAGCCGAAACCGGCTAGAAGGATAAGCACGCTGCCCAACGGGTCCAGGTGCCGTATAGGATTGAGCGAGAGTCGCCCCAGGTTGGCGGCTGTGCGGTCGCCGAGTGACGTCGCCACATACGCATGGCTGAACTCGTGGACGGTAATCCCTATTACGAGCGAAGCGCACAGTGTAACGACCGTTATCAGACCCAGGAGCGGGTCTCTCTCGAACAGATCGATCGACGAGATTAGCAACGTTTATCGAAATCAAAAAAACGGAGCGAGTTGACCGCTCCGTTTTTCTTTACTTGGTCTTAGTGGTATTTGGCCTTAGTGACCGCCGCATCCGCATCCGCCGCCACCTCCACCGCCGCAGCCACATCCGCCGCCGCCGCCGCCGCAAGCGCATCCGCCGCCGCCGCCACCGCAGCCGCATCCGGCCTGGAAGTTCGGGTTACTGATCACGAACCCGCTCCTCATCAGCCCTTCCATATAGTCTATGGTCGAGCCGTCGAGCAGGGGTGCGCTGTCTGCGTCAACCAGCACCTGGATTTCGTGGGTGTCGATAACGAAGTCATTCTCAGCGGCCTCAGCTTCGACGCTGAGCATGTACTGAACGCCGCCTTGAGGACCGGGCATCACCATTACGCGGAGCAGCCCGTCGCCCTCACCCTCCTCCTGGAGGATATCCTGGAACTTCTGGGCGGCCAGTTCGCTGACCTCTAGTAGCTGAGTTGTCGCCACGTGCATTACCTCCGCAATCCTAGCTCTTACGAGGAGTCTCCAATTGGCCGCAATGCTAGCATGGGCCCCCAAACCAGTCAAGGAAATCGTTGACTCCGGAATTTCTACTCCGCTATAATTTCGCCAACTATCCTTGGTGGTTTGAGCGAGGCGGACCCACCCGTTCCCATCCCGAACACGGAAGTGAAACGCTTCAGCGCCGACGATACTAGGCCACTGCCAGGGTGTTCCTCAAAAAAGGTCGGAGTTGACCGAAGACCTTGCGAAAATGGCAGTTCATACGTCGCTTTGCGCTGCCTGTTGCCCTCCAAAAATGGGTTTTCAGCCCATTCCCGCCATGATACAATCACGTCACTATTACTAAGAGGGGGAAAGTCGGGGCGGCGACTTCTACCAGATACTCACTGTCCAAGGGCCCTGCTCAGGGCGTTTTGTGCGATGGGCGCGGCTTTACCAGTCGAAAATCATTACATATAATGAACCTACCTGACTCTTTTACCGGAAAGTTGAACGAATGACTACTGAACAAGAGCGAGAGCAAGTGGCCCCTGAAGAAGAAGATATGGGCCAGCTGCTCGATCAGATGATGGGGGAGATCAAGAATGTCCGCCGGGGCGACGTCGTTGAGGGCGTCGTGATGCGGGCAGACACCTCCGACGGCCTGTTTGTCAACATCGGACAGAAGGCCGAAGCCCATGTTCCCGCGAATGAGATGCGCACCATTGATACCACCGATATCGAAGGACTGGTGGGAGGGTCCATAATCGCAATGGTTGTTCGCCCTGAATCGGGCGACAATCCCGCGATACTGTCCGTGGATCGAGCTATTGGCGAGCAGGGCTGGCGCTACCTCGAGAAGGCGATGGATGCCGGAGAGGTTATCGAAGGCAGTATCGCCGGTTTCAACAGGGGTGGCTCAATCGTCGAAGTCGAAGGAGTCCAGGGCTTCGTACCCATGTCTCAGTTGGTTTCGGTACCCCGTGAGCGCTTCCGTATCTACCAGGAAGGCGGCGATGGCCTCTCCGAAGGAGAGACCGAGACCATTCAGGAGGCCCAGAACGCCGAAATCGGGCGCCAGATTCAGATGAAGGTTCTTGAAGTGAACCGGAGCCGGAATCGGGCCATCTTCTCCGAGCGGCAGGCCGTTCAGGAGTCGCGTGATGCTCGCAAGGCCAAGCTGATAGAAGAGCTTGAAGAAGGTCAGACCAGAAACGGTACCGTAACTGGCATCAGCAGCTTCGGCGCATTCGTCGACATTGGCGGCGCTGATGGGTTGATTCATATCTCAGAACTCTCGTGGAGCATGGTCAACTCCCCCGAAGAAGTGGTGAGCGTCGGCCAGAAGGTCGACGTATACGTACTGCGGGTAGACGCCGAAAACATGAAGATCGCTCTCAGCCTCAGGCGGCTCCAGCCCGAGCCGTGGGAGACCATCCACGAGCGTCACAACATCGGCGATGTCGTAAATGCAACTGTGACCAAGTTGACCAACTTCGGAGCCTTCGCGAGAGTTGAGGACTCCATTGAAGGTCTGATTCACATTTCCGAACTCTCAGCAAGGATGATTAATCACCCTCGGGAAGTTGTGAGGGAAGGTGAACAGGTAGAAGTCAAAATTCTGCGGATCGAGCCAGAACGTAGAAGGCTTGGACTCAGCCTCAAGCAGGCGAGTGAAGAGCGGTTCTTCTAACCCTGTACCCTTATCTGTCGAACTGACTTTCCCGACGAGGAGACGCTTCCATGGCCAGCAGGTTTGAGAAATTCTCGGAAAAGGCACGTCGAGTCCTTTCCCTGGCACAAGAAGAGGCACAGCGGTTTAACCATACTTACATTGGTACCGAGCATATTCTTCTTGGCCTTGTCCGCGAGACAGATGGAGTCGCTGCCAAGGTGCTCAACAACCTTGGTGTGGAGCTCAGCAAGGTCCGATCTGCAGTCGAGTTCATCATCGGCAGGGGAGAGCGAACCCCTTCCGGTGAGATTGGACTC
This window of the Dehalococcoidia bacterium genome carries:
- a CDS encoding CoA transferase, whose protein sequence is MDQALSNIKVLDLTHVQAGPSCAQMLGFLGADVIKVEDTRGGDSTRTDLAHREDSDSVYFLIFNNNKRAVTLDLKTERGKELFIRLAQWADVLVENFSPGMLDRLGLGWDVLHCLNPRLIYATIKGFGTYGPYADYKGYEFVAQAVGGAMATTGYEDRPPVMITPGVGDSGSGLHAAIGILAALHKRDRTGVGQMVEVSMQDSVVNLMRMFLTRTLGHGIDHTRQGHSGTRGLPMVFPCEPGGPNDYVMIHPRGDGWDLMLAAMDRSDLIGDPRFDDEEERVKNSDEAERVITEWTSKHTKWEAMKILAESGVLAGATIGAAEVLENEHLIAREMIVNVDDPVRGDYKMVGIPVKLSDEENAVTKAPRYSEHTDEVLTTVLGCSPEDVDELRKQGVIV
- a CDS encoding iron-sulfur cluster assembly accessory protein — its product is MATTQLLEVSELAAQKFQDILQEEGEGDGLLRVMVMPGPQGGVQYMLSVEAEAAENDFVIDTHEIQVLVDADSAPLLDGSTIDYMEGLMRSGFVISNPNFQAGCGCGGGGGGCACGGGGGGCGCGGGGGGGCGCGGH
- a CDS encoding site-2 protease family protein, whose product is MLISSIDLFERDPLLGLITVVTLCASLVIGITVHEFSHAYVATSLGDRTAANLGRLSLNPIRHLDPLGSVLILLAGFGWGKPVPVSPTFLRIGQRIGLAMVSLAGPLSNIIAAAVFGIAVRADVAGLAGPEFTVGRFEGRALIEFALVSLVRWNLVLAVFNLLPIAPLDGFKVALGVLPKDAASAYAKTERYGPGILLILILAGIVFGIPVFSTVIWPVVNLFGDIILGSSLL
- a CDS encoding S1 RNA-binding domain-containing protein — its product is MTTEQEREQVAPEEEDMGQLLDQMMGEIKNVRRGDVVEGVVMRADTSDGLFVNIGQKAEAHVPANEMRTIDTTDIEGLVGGSIIAMVVRPESGDNPAILSVDRAIGEQGWRYLEKAMDAGEVIEGSIAGFNRGGSIVEVEGVQGFVPMSQLVSVPRERFRIYQEGGDGLSEGETETIQEAQNAEIGRQIQMKVLEVNRSRNRAIFSERQAVQESRDARKAKLIEELEEGQTRNGTVTGISSFGAFVDIGGADGLIHISELSWSMVNSPEEVVSVGQKVDVYVLRVDAENMKIALSLRRLQPEPWETIHERHNIGDVVNATVTKLTNFGAFARVEDSIEGLIHISELSARMINHPREVVREGEQVEVKILRIEPERRRLGLSLKQASEERFF
- a CDS encoding nitroreductase family protein, translating into MAEDIGLFEAIYSQRAIRYFKSDPVPDELIHKLIEAGTKAPSGGNRQGWKFLVITDAETKKKIGEYYEQGWEHAYGSANPNPPDIQSHVRRSADHLARTIGQAPVLLMACIEHDGGPSTMGRGGSIFPSVQNILLTARGLGLGSCLTSLHKRYEDEIKELLGIPENVETAALLPIGFPADNNRYGPTRRQPVEEVAYREKWGEGW
- the aroA gene encoding 3-phosphoshikimate 1-carboxyvinyltransferase encodes the protein MNRTVEHSPRLEGTVVPPGDKSISHRAALLNAISDGDAVVSNFCVGDDRTSMLGCLRGLGVEIERAAEDGATADREYFNISGRGKSGLVEPNDVLFSGNSGTTMRLVSGLLAAQSFFSVITGDSSLRRRPMKRILTPLSMMGAEVMGRNGGSLAPLAFSGGEIQGIEYDMPVASAQLKSCILIAGLYAEGETTVIQPAESRDHTERMMAAMGADIEKDGLRVTVRPSELKSINIQVPSDISGAAFWLVAGAAHPNARITVKGVGVNPSRTGVLDVLAEMGANIRMENVREDGNEPAADLVVESSDLKGIEIGGDIIPRVVDELPVLAMAASQASGQTVIRDAAELRVKESDRISATAEGLHALGASIREIDDGMIIEGGSKLTGAEVVSHGDHRIAMSMAVAGLVAGGETHIGDSEAADVSYPSFWETLEGLRS
- the gmk gene encoding guanylate kinase — its product is MTNRSVDSKSDGRLFVLSGPSGVGKDALLSVMKQQREDFYFTTTATTRPKRPGERDDVDYLFMARGEFQRMIDEDGLLEWAEVYGNLYGVPKSQVTDALEAGRNVLLKVDVQGAATVKRLYSDAVLIFLEPPSMESLDRRLTDRGTEQGEALRIKLETAREEMKAADWFDHRVVNHDGRLDEAVSDIARIVAQETTPK
- a CDS encoding prephenate dehydrogenase, with the protein product MERITIVGVGPIGVSIGQSLMKRKLSNTEVVITSGDRAVMSAVSKMDAAHKTIGGLRQAVETAQLVILDAPLGELHELMEAVGPSIEPGAVVTDTVSVKGPVIKWASEYLPSDASFVGGHPLLKATPYSLEEADPSIFNGARYTVTPSETSDEQSIRTVVGLIEALGAKPVFLDPAEHDSYAAAMHHLPVIMSSAFVNSTAGSDGWREMHMLAESQFEVFGRHASNDPLDNEAMSLADPEALAHWIDQLILELYEFRNEIKDGSEELIERFVSAWEHRARWEADAVVPQEGVRIPSAGESIASAMLGEKLAQRLGALRQKEEEQNTTYRSRR
- a CDS encoding TIGR03617 family F420-dependent LLM class oxidoreductase produces the protein MKVGSRLDGRTPQQIAASARRAERLGFDAYSSSETNHNPFLPLSIAAEHTERINLRTSIALAFARSPMDVAYIGWDLQAMSNGRFTLGLGSQVRGHIVRRFGMNWSAPAPRMREYIQALRHIWNAWQTQEPVKFHGDHFDFNLMPPFFNPGPIEKPDVKVFVSAVNPYMLRVAGEVCDGVLLHGFCTPKYTREVIIPNLEIGAKRAGRSLDDFEINAGGFIITGATEEEVESKKAGVKGQISFYASTRSYESVMSTHGWEDTAARLYRMSVDNKWGEMPNQVTDDMLETFAVIGTHDEIVDKLKEAHGDYATSISFDIPTPTGEDEEMMAGMVAELQSE
- a CDS encoding L-rhamnonate dehydratase (catalyzes the formation of 2-keto-3-deoxy-L-rhamnonate from L-rhamnonate), which produces MNIKSIRAFPVNLRPPIVTEPRVPAIPGAGHFTSPMARYEGEFPDRGWSSDWGRVACVVTADDGTWGLGITTNSGPVVSIINDHFSPLLEGQNAMSIEKHWDLMRRASSPYGTHGLTSYAISAVDNALWDLKGKLLGLPVYELLGGPVKDRIFCYASNTMLTYGTENYIDWFLELGFKAVKLFVRHGPEHDLEGLRKNEELVARTREQVGPDVEIAVDSWMSLNTEYIVRLVEALKPYRIKWLEDYLLPEDLDSYMKVRQRVPGQTLATGEHWYTIHPFALAAGQGLVDILQPDIAWVGGMTASIRICHIAEAHGVTVIGHGGMNYPYGQHLAYAMPVIPWGERSEGVAPPGVPLEEMVLLPGTPAIKDGYVKPSDAPGFGFEFDLDWLEERTA